Part of the Leishmania braziliensis MHOM/BR/75/M2904 complete genome, chromosome 23 genome is shown below.
ACCTGAGTCCGCCTGGTGCCGATTGCGCAGCACGTATGAGCGGAAGGGCCGAGGAAGAATGAGAAGAGCCCGCTAGACGCATGGCCGGAGTCGATGTCAGACAGCCTGCCCTACACGACCCGGATTTagctgcggcgcagcagaggtgtAGGCGGACTGTTGTTCAGTGCAGGCTTATTTGCGGACTCGCTCGTGATGGAATGGACACGATGCTGAAAGGAAACCTGTTTACCGCTCCTCCTACGTACCCTCGTGAAGGTCCCACCCTGTGGGCGTTGGCATGgtgacgtgtgtgtgggtgtgtgtcacTTTGTAGCTCATCTATGAATCAAGTAAATccaaaggagaaggaaatggagagagagagagacggctCTCAGTATAGAGGAGGGTCATAGCCGCCCTAAAACACAAAATGTTTCGTGCGGCACGGATGGTCGACATATAACAGACGAGACACTATTCGTTCGCCACCTTAAGGAGCGCCGCGCGCCACTCAGCGAGTGGTGAAGGCAACAAAGCCTCCCGGAGCTCATCACCTTCTCCACGTGTCTTGGTGGTCGCAACGCTTGTGGCACATTTCACATACAAAGGGCGCCTTCGTTTCCCTttcacccccccctttcttgCGCTTGTGTATGCGCGGTGTCGATCTCTCCACTCCTGCTGTCTCCGGGTTCAATGCCTCATTACCCACTCCGGCTCTTCTCCCTTATCTTCTCCTTTCTACTGCCCTCTGAGTCTTTCTTCCGGCACGGGTAGTACGCGCCCACGCACAGAGTACACGTACGAAACGAAGTGGCTTTCTCACCGcatcccctccctcaccctcaccctcatcctcatccttcatcctctttttcttctcatTTCGctggcctccgccgccgccgggtTTAATAGTCTTCCAggctcctctccccccattGCGCACTGCGTTGTGCGTGTTGGCGACAGgcttttcccctcccctggTTTCCTCTCTCATTCCTGAGCTCTCCTCGAGGGTCTCtcggaaagaggagaagcgagaagTTCTCTAGGGTCTgtgtcagcagcggcatcttTATTCATTCACTCAGCACAGCTTCTGGAGTACACATTGACATActttcacacacacgcacacacacgcacacagaccaGTCAACACTGCACATCAGCAGAACAGTGAAGCAGctacatatatatatatatatatatatatatatatatatatatatatatagctGATTCACTTTACACTTCTTGTCTTTTTCTTACTTTCAGTCGCCGACGTCATCACTCCGCCGTGCTGTACTTCGACCAAGCGACTCCCCGCCCCCTGCTTGCCTTTCGCAACTCTCCATCTCTGAAGCCCTTTTCTCCCGTCTATGGTGTGTCGTTTCCTGCACCATCACTCCTTTCCTTGTCTCTTGCTCAACACAGGCTAGCGTTCCGTGATACGCCTACCACCCTACCCGCACATCGACTCGCTCGCAAGCATGGACGCCGCCTTCGacctcttcacctccttcATCCCGGTGGATCGGGAAAACATGACGCACCAGATGGTTGTCTTCTGGCTTATCCTCGCTTCTGGCGGCATCTTCATGTACCTGCTCTTCGCCTCCATTTCCTACTTTACGTATTTTCGTACGCTGAAACGGCAGTTCTTCCCCAAGACGATCGACCCTGATGATACAtgcgagctgcaggagcaggtGCGGCATGAGATCTGGATTGCGGTGTGCTCGATCCCATTTATGGCGTTCTTgatgatgccggcggccacCTTCGCGCACCGTGGGTATAGCAAGATGTACAATAACATCTCCGACTACGGTTGGGGGTACTTCTTGATCTCCCCCGTGCTGTTCTTTGCCTTCACGGACTTCATGGTGTACTGTTTCCACCGTGGGCTGCACCACCCGATGATCTACAAGCACGTGCACAAGCTCCACCACACGTACAAGTATACCACGCCCTTCTCGTCGCACGCCTTCAACCCTGTTGACGGCTTTGGTCAGGGTGTCCCGTACTACCTGTTTGTCTACCTGTTCCCCCTTCACAGCACCCTTTTCATGGTGCTCTTCTTGGCGGTGAACTTTTGGACCATCTCGATCCACGACCAGGTGGACTTTGGCGGGCGCTTTATCAACACGACTGGGCATCACACCATACACCACGAGCTGTC
Proteins encoded:
- a CDS encoding lathosterol oxidase-like protein → MDAAFDLFTSFIPVDRENMTHQMVVFWLILASGGIFMYLLFASISYFTYFRTLKRQFFPKTIDPDDTCELQEQVRHEIWIAVCSIPFMAFLMMPAATFAHRGYSKMYNNISDYGWGYFLISPVLFFAFTDFMVYCFHRGLHHPMIYKHVHKLHHTYKYTTPFSSHAFNPVDGFGQGVPYYLFVYLFPLHSTLFMVLFLAVNFWTISIHDQVDFGGRFINTTGHHTIHHELSNYDYGQYTTVWDRLGGSYRPAEQTHQLLSLLHAGDPKYMDPVYAKYHEEKGFLAGRFREEAAAARRLRKTGA